A part of Perca fluviatilis chromosome 15, GENO_Pfluv_1.0, whole genome shotgun sequence genomic DNA contains:
- the LOC120575294 gene encoding uncharacterized protein LOC120575294, whose amino-acid sequence MWQPALCVPDTSLRIDPLLDYFTLFQCPLDLGFMDFPRTWCQIGDPSSSLASGGRSAISWGLPLVCPSGYHPQSNGQSGGLNQELEVGLRCLTARNPASWSKQLIWVEYAHNTLPCSSTGLSPFQCVLRLPASSLLIWTREVGVPSAQALVRRCRRTWTWARRVLLHKSSMYKRAADRRRSRAPVYAEGQNVWLSTRDLPLRVESPPQVHAWHPTFHVSRVKPVLESPLVPATPPPSSAMIDDGPAYTVRSFGCQETWQGSSVSRGLGGLCVSTGASWACYSPTTDGQITVFSLGPTVSPYKRSEAFSVKAPSADVKLATVAGKKGKKAEEEEQPAAAPPAAAAAEAAAAPPAPAAAAAAAATAGAAAEEEEEEEYVVEKVLDRRVVKGRVEFLLKWKGFSDEDNTWEPQDNLDCPDLIAEYMQKHKEKEEKKKEGKRKVVSEASGDSEERGSKRKKEEGEKARGFGRGLQPERIIGATDSSGELMFLMKWKNSDEADLVPAKEANVKCPQVVISFYEERLTWHSYPTEEEEKKEEEKKD is encoded by the exons ATGTGGCAGCCTGCCCTGTGTGTGCCCGACACAAGTCTTCGCATCGACCCTCTGCTGGATTACTTCACCCTCTTCCAGTGCCCTCTCGACCTTG GCTTCATGGACTTCCCAAGGACGTGGTGTCAGATCGGGGACCCCAGTTCATCTCTCGCTTCTGGAGGGCGTTCTGCAATCTCCTGGGGGCTACCGTTAGTTTGTCCTTCGGGATATCACCCCCAATCTAATGGTCAGTCGGGAGGCCTAAATCAGGAGTTGGAGGTGGGGTTAAGATGTTTGACCGCCAGGAATCCTGCTAGCTGGAGCAAACAGCTGATTTGGGTGGAGTACGCCCACAACACACTGCCCTGCTCCTCGACCGGCCTTTCTCCGTTCCAGTGTGTTTTACGGTTACCAGCCTCGTCTTTGCTGATCTGGACGCGGGAGGTTGGAGTTCCATCTGCCCAGGCCTTGGTTCGCCGTTGTCGGAGGACGTGGACCTGGGCGCGACGGGTTCTGCTCCACAAGTCCTCCATGTACAAGAGAGCTGCTGATCGTCGTCGATCCCGAGCTCCTGTCTACGCAGAAGGCCAGAACGTTTGGCTGAGTACCCGGGACCTTCCTCTTCGGGTGGAGAGCC CTCCCCAGGTCCATGCGTGGCACCCCACGTTCCACGTAAGTCGTGTGAAGCCAGTCCTGGAAAGCCCGCTGGTGCCTGCGACCCCGCCCCCCTCCTCCGCCATGATTGATGACGGCCCTGCTTACACCGTAAGAAGCTTCGGCTGTCAGGAGACGTGGCAGGGGTCGTCAGTTTCTCGTGGACTGGGAGGG TTGTGTGTATCCACTGGCGCGTCTTGGGCTTGCTACTCGCCTACAACAGACGGTCAAATAACGGTGTTTTCACTCGGGCCTACCGTAAGCCCATACAAGCGCTCCGAAGCATTCTCTGTAAAG GCGCCCTCAGCAGACGTCAAGCTGGCGACCGTAGCAGGAAAGAAGGGCAAGaaggccgaggaggaggagcagcctgcagcagcacctcctgcagctgctgcagcagaAGCGGCAGCGGCACcaccagcaccagcagcagcagcagccgccgcCGCCACAGCGGGAGCAGcagcggaggaggaggaagaggaggagtatgtggtggagaaggttttggaccgcagagtggtgaagggaagagtagagtttctgctgaaatggaagGGGTTCTCAGA TGAGGATAACACATGGGAGCCACAAGACAACCTGGACTGCCCTGACCTTATCGCCgagtacatgcagaaacacaaggagaaggaggagaaaaagaaggagggcaagaggaaagttgtcagtgaggcctcgggagactcagaggagcgagggagcaagaggaagaaggaggag GGTGAGAAGGCCCGAGGTTTTGGCAGAGGTCTGCAGCCGGAGAGGATTATTGGAGCGACAGACTCCAGTGGAGAGCTGATGTTCCTCATGAAGTG GAAGAACTCGGACGAGGCCGACCTGGTCCCAGCCAAGGAGGCCAACGTCAAATGTCCCCAGGTGGTCATCTCTTTCTATGAGGAGCGCCTCACCTGGCACTCCTAccccacagaggaggaggagaagaaagaggaggagaaaaaagacTAG